The sequence TCACATTGTAAAATAAATTTGCGGGGCCATTTATAAACAACTATATTGTGAATCGAGTAACTAGCAATAATCGATTTCACAAGAGTGATACGATCTTGGAAAGATAATAAACACCCTTTCCAAGCAACCAACTGATTTTTAATTTTATCCACAATATTACTAATGTGTCTGTATCTAACCGTACCTGGCATAACTTGAACACCAAGATAACGATCTGGAAAAGGGGCAACAGACATCCCCAAAAAATCCGTAAGGTATCTACATCTTGTCAAAGATCCTCCCCCAAAATAAACCTTGCTCTTTTGGCGACAAACAGTTTTTCCAGAGGCATGTTGATAGATTTCCAAAAGCTTAATAAGATTACGCACACTCTTCATATTACCTTTAcagaaaaaatcataatatcatctgcaaagaataagTGAGTTGGAGAAATGCCTTTACGAGTAACCATGTGATTCATCTTACCTTGGATGAAAAGCTTAGAGATGTTTCTGCTTAGGACATCTTCAATCAAAAAAAAGATAAGTGGAGATAGAGGATCCCTTTGTCTCAGCCCTCTATTAATACTGAAAAAACCATCTGGGATACCATTCAAAAGAATAGAAATACGAGCTGACTGCAGAATGTTAAGAATCCACAAGCACCAAGCCTCAGAAAAACCATAGCGTTTAAATACTTCAAGAAAAAAAGACCAACTTActgtatcaaaagcctgagaaaTATCTAGCTTTAGCCCCAAGTTGTCGTCCTTTCTCTTTATATGAAGTTCATTTATCATTTCCAAAGCCAAACtgatgttttcatgaatgtttctttCCTTCAAGAAAGCCACTTGTTCCTCTAAAACTAATTTATCCAAAACTGTACCCAAGCGAGTAGCAAGAATCTtggtgaaaattttgaaaaaagaaGTTTCTCAAGACAATAGGTCTGAAATTGCGAAGAGAGCTAGCTCCATGGACCTTATCCAGCAAAATAATAAGGCTAGAGTTAGCCCCATTAGGAATGTGCTTCaaattccaacaaaaaataataGCTTGAATTAAGTCTTCATGGATAATATCCCAGCATTGACGATAGAAACAACCAGAAAACTCGTCCGACCCCGgagcactatcagctcccaaatcccACACAGCCTCCTTAATCTCCTCCGGAGTAGGAACAACATCCATCATAGCACTCTCTTCCAGAGTTATActatcatgctcacaatcaaACAAAGCATCATCGATAATGCCTTCCATACCATTAAATTTATCCTCATAGTAATGCACCACATGATTATGCAAAAGAACCTTGTCAGTAATAATGTTGCCTCTATTGTCCACCAACTCAGATATAACATTTCTACTTCGCCTAGAACGGATGCTATTGTGAAAAAAAGCCGTATTACTGGCCCCATCCAGCAACCAATTATTTCTAGACTTTTGTTTTAACATAACAGCTTGTTGAGACTTTGTATCCTGCAGAGTGGATAAAGCATCCTTCATAACGTTCAGCTTGACCAAATTGGCAGGGTCGTCATCATAATTCCTTGCCGCAGTCTCGAACCTGAGCATGTCTTGCTTTAATCTTGCATTAATATTGCCAAAGACCTGGAAATTCCAAATTTTCATAGATGCCTTAAGCCGCTTGAGCTtgtatagaaaaataaaatccaaggTACCATGAACTGGAAGATTCCAATTATCAGTCACCATTCGCAAAAAAACCGAGTGAAGAAACCACATTTTTTGAACACGAAAGGGTGCACGTTGTGGCCTAGGAACAACATATGGGTAGCCAATCAAAgtggaatggtcagaaacttcccttggaagagctttacaccgccaattctcaaatttTGCAAGCCAAGCTGAATTTATAATAGCTCTATCAAGCTTACTAATAATTCTCCGACAACCCGACTggccattggtccaagtaaaatTACAACCAAGCGAATCAGCCTCAAACAAATTATTATCCTCCATCTAATCTCTAAAGTCACTAAAGACTGAAGTTCTAGTAACGAGACCACCTTTTTTCTCTTCATTgaacaagatacaattgaaatcaCCAATGACAAGCCAAGGAATATCATCGTCCACACCCGATAATATTTGCCAAATGTATATGGGGAAtcatttgctggtttttaaggaattgaggagacgaccgtacagaggagactcctcgaaccgaacgaaatgttaaagctcacacagatgcaccgctgcaaagggggtgctttagattcgagagatcaatctgtagtactccgggctaaatcaagataatgaccgttccagagtaaattcggtcacaagtgaggatgggttgatctgtaggagggaagctgggaaatgtgtggaatcaatggtaatcaaagattgtgggtgtatgaattctgaatatgataagctctgaatgattgaaattgctcaattgagagtagttgctcaattgatgagttgatgatctcgtgttgtcgatgagacgtgagattgatgatactgttgatgttgatgattcaatcatgattcagagacttatttatattgctggaattttagacaccatgatcccatgaagtgtgacagttgatggaatcaaggagtggggaagtggagatcgtgtttgaaaccagttgctcaacgtgtggagacttggtcgattttccaaccattacctcgtgaattccttcaactgattgcacgacttgctcacatttcatcgtgtgtttgaacgcccgtgccgtagaccgccagaccaaaaccctaagtgatatcccccaaagtgacacgattgacgtctcgtggtatgttagtcaattgatgacttcgtggtttgatgggacgatgagtccatgtagttgctgagttgaacatgatgttctgaaactcatgagttgaacatgtcatgagacagaggtatagttcttacgatgaagcgagaaagtattgctcattcgatggatcgttgaatattgattgttgaaccaatattccttggtttgagcaaatatttatcatctgagaaagtgttgctcatgtgatgaattgttgaatatttgatcgtctgagcatgtgttgctcatctgatggattattggcagcgtaccaaaaatattaatttataatattggtcgttgaaacgagcataattaataaaattaatgaccatgaggtcgtcgtaaaattattaaggttggaatctggaatgatgatccttggattcagaaaccctaatttgatcaattgatgatcaattcatggttcgtcagaattttaaccatgggacgaaggagggagcgactacatgggaccgtggatcaaccatgtagtgtccatatgctcacgtgagaaaatacaaagaactcctgaagagttgacgatttgttggtgaaagaatgattaaatgctgctttaatcatttattcgaaaatgctcatctgagtcttaggtgagaaaacctaattaattatgacggagtgagggaacgaccaagggatcatgaaacCGGCCCAATGTAGTCActtgaccgcctgatgatcacttcatgaaaatccaaagtgtttggaagagtcttggacctaatacgtgcaattgtgcaaattaggtcaaaattgtgaaacttgatgggaccggattctgtaagacaaagagccaatcttggtcggtcaagatagcgtgctcgtgtccccaaggcgtccgcgtctcagtcttgagaattttgatattttctggcatgcaattgaccatccattcgagaaatatgccaaaattagggtttcgacgaaactgaggaaaacaccatgagatgatggaaaataattataaaataaggaataaggaggcgtgggaccgccgaggccaaggcatggtcggccggtcatggccacggtcccgtggtgccttttccttaattttatagatattgatgattttatgaaaaatatcatggatttaaagagttttgatgaatttagggagtttccctgaagtgaacgagtttcatgagttcaaggaagccaaaaatattaaaataataaaaacaagggtgtgtggggccgtgggaggcatggtcggacggctagggcccggtcccacaagttttcttaatttttaatatttttttaggtattttttcatgatttgagggaatttttcctaatttgagagaaataccatgaaatcaaggaatttgataaattcaaggaagataaaataaataataataaaacaaaggggcctgtgggaccggatagggcatggtcggccgtccagggcccggtcccacaagttttcataatttattttattttattttattattatttggtgatttgtgcaaaataccatgaaatcaatgagttttctcatgaaattagagaaataataataataaaataatgaggaaccttgaggtgtggggccggctgggaccaaggcacggccggttggcccatggtcacgccccacactcctttccttaattttatattatttttatggatttatgacaataccatgaaaccgaggagtttcctcgagacaaaggagatttgatcaaatgagagaattttcatcaaatcatggaaaataatgtattaaaaatataaaaactggcgtaggactgaccacgacacggtcggttggtcgtgtgtccgtgttcccagcatcttggtcaatatttttaattatttattattttcttccctattttgcataggttcatcgtttcgttgtattttgaaatactcgttcatgcgatgactgttagtgcatcgtcgttgaacacactttcaccatttggatcggggcttacttagaggtagctcagacgcccgtttgttgattatttattactaattgtggaattcagtggagaataattcacaaaactgagtaataagatgtttattattaattcataggatcagctgaggattcgactacgaattcagaataataaagtgagcattaccattccatgggatcgttgattcgaccatagaatcggagtaattaagatttatctattaccatttatgagaccagttgtggattcgatcatgaaatcggagtaatgagataatatatttattgttattctatgagatcaagccgtggattcgatcatagaatcaaaataattgtttattgccattccatgggaccagtcgtggattctaccatggaataggagcaattgttattgccattccatgggaccagtcgtggattcgaccatggaataggagcaataatagattattttgggaattcagtagtgaatgtcacggcagaattaatcttaattaggaataattaactttgtggctttatactagcaaagcaagctgtctaggagccgtccatctcgtgatactatatagaaataatcactgaaagtgttaagtattcatgagatatgccgttgtccagtcgtgagtaggggtgtcaacgggtccgggtcctcccgggtatcactagacccggaccctacttataaaggtcgggacCGGTTCCTAGCGGTTCCGGATCCGGTTCCaaaatttgtggacccagaaccggacccgtttaaataccagggtacccgtcggttccggggacccattgggtctaaagaaaactatttaaaaatctcaaaaacttaatatatttctctttttagcttgaatttaagtaatttttataaaaaattattattatttcttatgaatgtactaaataaagattaaatgtaagagaaaaaatttaaatgagtaaaatatcaaagctaaaactagaaaaaatacttataattttgctaaaaacatgaataaaagaatgaataaacgggtacccgatacccgcgggtacccaatgggtattacccATTTGGACCcatttaaattcgggtccaatcgggtaattaccctccgggtcctaagtagctaatgggtccaactttaggacccggaaccggaccctaatataccgggtccggttccggatccgggtaatgggtacccattgacagccctagtcgtgagactacatatctacatgtactctgagagaaagtactctccattgagaattcgatgagagacccgtgtctcaatactcacgtctgattgctggatcagaagttcgtataattatgggtttacgattttagcccttgtcgaaaatccaccatctacattaagtcccctgcttagtgaggaaagccgtgttcctcagtcagcattgaatggtgattttccggtcataaataatataagtaattgaacttagtcgtaagttaagacgttaccggatttcgatagtatgagcataccatgacttgaatgaagatcccagtggcatgatagagcatcatcgTCTGATGAGCATAGATTGGTGTTGAACCGTTGATTTGGATGACAggaccttggtcgttttaggattcgcgggatgggcccatgaaaacaaatccttgttttatgaatagacgcttgtttgttcgttagtttaaggaacaaacaaaatagacctgagtctaatgatataaaattcgtctatgagctttcacgaaaaccggaattttatattttaaatatgcgagatttcacaaagtggaataaactctcgtttcaaaggtggatgctcgtacgagagaaaagttttttttttgatagacgtgcgtctgttagtaataaaatttagtttatgagccttcaagaaaattttttatcttcgagctttcggaaatctttgaaaatatactctcgcttcaaagacagatgctcgtgcgagggagcaagaatatatatatatatatatatttttcaaatttacgtgagtttcacgttgaatatatatattttgtaaaaccaatgttttgattttgaacaactgttgaaagtagacaattatacatggtgaaataatgtcaatatgtgagttttcacaattgtagaatggacgtatgtacaatttttgaagatcagtgagtgttcacatagtaaaaatttaaGTGGGTTGTTCGcggctttatgaaaatcaagtcatgatttttgagcaattgctgaaagtaattgtatacgtgatgaaataatgtatgtatgagttttgcgattttatagtgtatgcacacatgtataaaatcagtgaatgttcacatgaaaggttatgtgaattattcatagtttcacgcaaagtcaggtgttgactttaaataatgaattttgctcgtcttggcaagtttgaagaagcgagcaagtttttcgaggtttttacgttattatcactaggttcttgaaaccgtaaataagtaagagttgaggattaccatttttgttgcgtgtttgttattggcatatccatgactccatgccggCGCCTTAGATAGTGGTGACTTATGGTTACAGCCACTCTTCGGGATCTTCCGTGgagcgctccaaaaatatcaagtcaaagatgaagacttctgcggatgctcatactgaggaaaatcaacctttcagagacactggaagctgacatattgtattctctcgatcatccgagagtcgtacctcattagcagaagcaccgccgacttcagcaagtgagactatcagctgaagatgaagttcggctttgtattgatggtgtagctcctgattggatgaatgaagaatttcgtcatcaaaaaattcagaagttaggtcttcgttgaaattgttgtagaatcttcatccgatgtcggattttcgcggtcgacccatgtatcctcatgcccaggaaatttccaaactttatcaatgaagccttttgagttccgagcatgtttaggatgtgaaatcgacgaaacagtaaacttccatgaGACCTtcggaaaattttcagctggcatgtggtccaatgttttggacacaactctttgctcgtttctccaattgttttgaattttggatatgttgtagaggaccttcatacgaagagaatggtatatgacccatccctcgattcttcaccaatttctcccagatcttcggtttgtacaggacagtgtaaaatcatctcagccgagcttgctgtaaaatactcatgttgtgttcttagaccattcgcttgtttcttgaacggttggtgaaggattttaatgtcgttAATTCGTtttagatcaggaccccttgattgatacatgattatggtgcttgcagcgccatcttgcttctgtcagtcgtagaaacatcgcttctgaaaacctggtcatgggaccatagctgaggttgctcttgagaggggatgatgtaatgaccacggtttcatgtcccgttggtagcattacttttatgattaatgattagcacatgagagtctggtgccacgagtcttggactgtgaaactggtcgtcatgatcagtggatcgtcagtccccagtattttggttagatctctcctcttcgttttctcttcttctggcaagacttggatagaggacccaggtagaaaaatttatgtaaagacctatatggtcgaagttggaggtaccttgatgaagtacttagtggaaagacctggtggacaccgatcgactgtacTGTCTAAGAGttgctgcttgcatattgtatgctctggaagatgtaggaacctcatacgacgtcggaacttgatgcttgaccccaactttttaagctaagagactgagttatcccatgagacaagaatcgctcaatttggagttgtagaggtcatccaacgaagcgtgcacatttgtaatttttaatcccgtacaaatttttcagatttcatagacctgacggtaaaggtcatatctttcatctcgtaggtccgattgatgcaccctttcggtaggttgtataagagacatagaaaaacatcttttgttgaggaagtatcgtctcattcctcactcgttggtacgtttttgtaaacccatttgctgaagtatgttgtatctcatttgtagaggtgatgagaacatcttgtagaagactttggtgttgtgcccgcccatcatgcaatcttcagaaagactttcatgtgagcatatttAATGTCTACAttccttgatatgaatcattagtgcttcgagaagtccgtttcctcgagtaatacttcagagaatggttagttgatggagccttgtcatgaggatgttgctcctgagaccgttgttggtgctgagaccatgaattattatgctccagatatccttgtcgaTTCTAAGATCATGGATGGcattcctctagagattattgttgatgttgataccatggttgaagttgctctaaagaccgaaaaggctagaactatgattatagatataatttttgttccttcatccagtgagccttttacgttcacgaactagttagtgagttgagaatccggtatactgggagtttaacctgagtgctcttgaaagcatgattGTATCatgaagcggctttgtaagtgaatccacattgttgtggaagataacatcagaaatctccgttctagatcggtgaagggaacaagttcctcagtcatgtagcgttttgtgatgtagagaagtctcgtcgatgaagtttcacggaatcacctcaggttgcccagtgtatgttgaaggagttggtaacattcatgtgtgaatgatgttgcatctgcttcagaagtcttataatgagataatgaagacttatcgaatgtagtgtcgtgctggtgttgaatcagtgtcgagatatttgtgttgaagccagaggcgccattatcgaaggtgtactctttgattgggagtacaattttgaaggcttcttagatgattgagcgttgaatcatcataccccttgagcatgtcttaggtttgatcgtctgggccccgactttcttctgttgattcagcattcctttcattgcagcagtgggattcaacacttgtgcagaagtcagagctttctaattttgtggcacacatggacgctcctgcaaggctatgtagaaactcccaaagtgttctttgccatgtttggacatcatctcagcaatgaacgtctcagtgatcgattcagagaaatgtcagattcaaccacttggtaaaatactaatgtggtgaagttaccattcataacgtcttgcagagttgctaaaaTAATTAAGTCCCCGTGctacatagcatgtgaggaaataaatgacgtagacacgggaggaatgagacttgcctgagtgtggaacctcttgatgaatgtctatgcatcttttgcaggttcttgcttcaatctcgtcaaagtttgaaattcctccaagtgctctgatgatggaatgtctgtcaaatcttctggatcagaactttctttattggagagatatgtaaccaaaggcgctttgtaagtacccatcttttcgtggatccacgctcttctgaaggacgtgtcatatcctggatctttctgattatgtgaaacttggtttctatccaggttgaacttatgttcactttgagaatgatgtagccataagtatttccgagcgctccttcaaggtctctgattgagatggagcatgagtatcttcttatcgagtgatgcatgtggatccgatggttttcagtggactgttgttgatggcggtgtcagcatcgatcaacgttcttcccaattcgtttcttctgagattgactgtggtaagcagtccccagtcgtacacctcttggtccATGGATGGAggatcaagaagtattttcggaatggacttcttgacatgatgtgttcattgctgtgaacatgtctctccttcatGCCTTcaacagatagagcaattcacgttcgaccaggattgaactgccggtttgataggttgttcagagagagtgtaaagcttctgattaggagaggactcttgtgtactccttcagtccctcgttgaagctattgtggatcaaccttatctttgaaaatttgcttcaaaatattgcagttacttgttggatgatttgatgaatctatgaaggtgacagtacctgtgtttcttcatttttcttcagttggctctctatgatgagcagcgatttgattgcaccatcttgaacccatactTCTAGCAACTCGATCACtgcttcatgataagtttgagtatgtccgatcatctccccgttcgttaatgtcgggtcgaggtttgtgtaagattggttatcctttcttgatgcttttgtaggatgaggtgttggatgtctcatgtttgagcaggagctttcctttttcttgagaaataacgttcatggaaggttggacgttgtattgtttgttgatcaggcatcGGCCGCTCCAAGGTTCCTCGaacttgtagactttgctcagcaaagcaggtgtagtagtcgctgatcgtttggctgcttcatgaagttctgagagagtctggagtcgcagagaaagtctatgtagattgggatcatttcgtTTTATTCATGCCCTCCTAGTGCCTCCAAGGATCGAGAGACGCGTTCTCGAGCGCTCCATGTTTCGTTATATAGTgcgaacgttggggaagtgtagcccttcgggaaagaaattatttgcgtagcaacatggtatgaaggttgataacgatgaacagatgatgatttgtcttttcctcgatcctccatgaagcgttccaggtcctcacgagcgatGAAGACTGTAAGTtcctttgctggagagtcatctgcagctttgcggaattcttcatcttctacaacatggattggagagatttcaggatcagcagttgaagatgtttctttagtttCTCCTTTTTCGCGCTGAGGATGAGTTCGTTCATACGCAAActtttctgtgagagttttgagataagcatacaactctttctgtgttgcagccacgtcagtctgaaccttcatgagatcaagatgatttcctctggtttcttcaggagaccaaccgaagagtggattgttgatggcgccagtgtcgtcacttgcaggggcgatctctggagcaccagtgcttggaagagtgatagtaacatgtgacgtgatattgctggccggaggagtggtgttagcgctacCACTAGATCCTGCAACATTAATAGGAGTTGTACTTgctgggagtaccactaggacttgcaatgttagagttgggtgttgaacccggattggtaactgatacatacctaagaccgaccatcctgccgaattgagattgcaaccgaga comes from Papaver somniferum cultivar HN1 chromosome 7, ASM357369v1, whole genome shotgun sequence and encodes:
- the LOC113295639 gene encoding uncharacterized protein LOC113295639, which translates into the protein MVTDNWNLPVHGTLDFIFLYKLKRLKASMKIWNFQVFGNINARLKQDMLRFETAARNYDDDPANLVKLNVMKDALSTLQDTKSQQAVMLKQKSRNNWLLDGASNTAFFHNSIRSRRSRNVISELVDNRGNIITDKVLLHNHVVHYYEDKFNGMEGIIDDALFDCEHDSITLEESAMMDVVPTPEEIKEAVWDLGADSAPGSDEFSGCFYRQCWDIIHEDLIQAIIFCWNLKHIPNGANSSLIILLDKILATRLGTVLDKLVLEEQVAFLKERNIHENISLALEMINELHIKRKDDNLGLKLDISQAFDTSARISILLNGIPDGFFSINRGLRQRDPLSPLIFFLIEDVLSRNISKLFIQGNMKSVRNLIKLLEIYQHASGKTVCRQKSKVYFGGGSLTRCRYLTDFLGMSVAPFPDRYLGVQVMPGDSNTRRYFFVGYDKVCTPYEEGGLGITSLSVINEALLMKLSWKIRTSKNKRAKYLVPKFFGRNGKIKRRGEWVIVEVHHTRLVTAGINLLDLPRPVEGEDVRIWMPEYKGQFTVQSSKEIIRPRQPKFEGANLLWRPSIHPCLEAQNWKILRGACASLDQVHSRFKVEIRTKCVLCSCAEESLDHILWRCNFAAKAWTWLADTFGILPHPNLVMAFKASKGRSKMIQELWLLSILVIRSELWFTRNKKVFRIKILTGRCFSREFCIKFMSIQSGSRGL